The following coding sequences lie in one Mucilaginibacter sp. KACC 22773 genomic window:
- a CDS encoding sensor histidine kinase: MKLLTLYNRVNIITTIVVMLITGIIYYKAISWILIDQNDKALKVEEDEVFDYVKLNKQLPQVFDSKDQQISFIQAAPNSVTREFIDTLYKKDKDEVEAGRGLISSVTVNGKYYKILIVESKVETEDLIRIIFTITFGLILFLLLVLLVANRLILNRLWQPFHAILKEMKLFNITDNKEITQTETRIDEFADLNQAATAMTIRAKHDYKELKTFTENASHELLTPIAVINSKLDTLIQSENFNDRQSKLLNDLYSAVARLSRLNQSLLLLVKIENRLLTDQQNINLKQLIDEMLIQLEDIFADKQITVTALLQDKEISGSRYLIEILLSNLIINAVRHNHTGGEIIINLTAEVLTIKNTGTDDPLDEDKIFTRFHKSSHSDGSGLGLTISKQICQSLDFELGYQYQNPHHIFIIVF; this comes from the coding sequence ATGAAATTGCTTACCTTATATAACCGGGTAAACATTATTACCACCATAGTAGTAATGTTGATAACCGGCATTATTTACTACAAGGCCATCAGTTGGATATTAATCGATCAAAATGATAAGGCGCTTAAAGTTGAGGAAGATGAGGTTTTTGATTACGTAAAACTCAACAAACAACTCCCCCAGGTTTTCGACTCCAAAGATCAGCAAATAAGCTTTATCCAGGCAGCACCCAATTCCGTTACACGCGAATTTATTGATACCCTGTATAAAAAAGACAAGGACGAAGTTGAGGCGGGCCGTGGGCTTATCAGTTCTGTTACTGTTAATGGCAAATACTATAAAATCCTCATCGTTGAATCGAAGGTAGAAACTGAGGACCTGATCCGGATTATTTTCACCATAACTTTTGGTTTGATTTTATTTTTATTACTGGTATTACTTGTTGCCAACAGGCTGATATTAAACCGCCTTTGGCAGCCCTTTCATGCTATTTTAAAGGAGATGAAGCTTTTTAACATCACTGATAATAAAGAAATTACCCAAACCGAAACCCGTATTGATGAATTTGCCGATTTAAACCAGGCAGCCACCGCCATGACCATCAGGGCAAAGCATGATTATAAGGAGCTTAAAACATTTACCGAAAATGCATCGCACGAGTTGCTTACCCCAATTGCAGTCATCAACTCCAAATTAGATACCTTAATACAATCCGAAAACTTTAACGATAGGCAAAGTAAATTGCTTAACGACCTCTACAGCGCAGTAGCCCGGTTGAGCCGGCTTAATCAATCGTTATTACTGCTGGTAAAAATAGAAAACCGCTTGCTGACAGATCAGCAAAACATCAACCTGAAACAATTAATTGATGAAATGCTGATACAGCTGGAAGATATTTTTGCGGATAAACAAATCACGGTAACCGCCCTGTTGCAGGACAAAGAAATTTCGGGAAGCAGGTATCTTATTGAAATTTTGCTAAGTAACCTGATCATTAATGCCGTGCGGCACAATCATACAGGTGGTGAAATTATAATTAATCTGACTGCAGAAGTTTTAACCATTAAAAATACCGGCACCGATGATCCGCTGGACGAGGATAAAATATTTACCCGTTTTCATAAGTCATCCCATTCTGACGGCAGCGGACTTGGGCTTACCATCAGCAAGCAAATTTGCCAAAGTCTTGACTTTGAACTTGGCTATCAATACCAAAACCCTCACCATATCTTCATCATCGTTTTTTAA
- a CDS encoding TolC family protein, producing the protein MKWFFGLLLFTITYTAASAQTYTLDHYLELAQNNSPLLKDLRNQVANNQLDSLRIRAQYKPQVNATSAGNYSPVVGGFGYAGAITNEHTLNALMGVNQSLDSKKNIAAQLAAITLLSQSVSNSAKISEQDLKKAITAQYITAYGDLQQVKFNQEVIDLLNQEETLLKKLTRTNVYHQSDYLTFLVTLKQQQLALQQSRMLYKNDFATLNYLTGVADTSYAELQEPGLHKMIKADISNSIFFSQYKLDSLKLVNSKTLVDFTYKPKINLLADGGYNSDFASQPYKNWGVSVGFSFSLPIYDGGQRKLQYRKLSLEEDTRRTYKAFFDVQYRQQIAQLNQQIDGNQKLLADIDEQMKFSESLIKVDTKLMQTGDLRIADLILAINNYLSIKNLKTQTNITNLQLINQLNYWNR; encoded by the coding sequence ATGAAGTGGTTTTTCGGCCTTCTATTATTTACAATTACCTACACTGCTGCAAGCGCTCAAACGTACACGCTTGATCATTATTTAGAACTTGCCCAAAATAACAGTCCGCTGTTAAAAGATTTACGCAACCAGGTTGCCAACAACCAGTTAGATAGCTTGCGCATCCGGGCGCAGTACAAGCCGCAGGTAAATGCCACCAGTGCCGGTAATTACTCGCCGGTGGTTGGGGGTTTTGGCTACGCGGGTGCCATTACCAACGAGCATACCTTAAATGCCTTAATGGGCGTAAACCAATCCTTAGATAGCAAAAAAAATATAGCAGCCCAGCTTGCGGCTATCACCTTGCTTTCGCAATCGGTAAGTAACAGTGCCAAAATATCTGAGCAGGACTTAAAAAAGGCCATTACAGCCCAATACATTACCGCCTACGGCGATCTGCAGCAGGTAAAATTTAACCAGGAAGTTATTGATCTGCTTAACCAGGAAGAAACGCTGCTAAAAAAACTCACCCGTACCAACGTGTACCACCAAAGCGATTACCTTACTTTTTTGGTCACCTTAAAACAGCAGCAACTGGCTTTACAGCAATCGCGCATGTTGTACAAAAACGATTTTGCTACACTTAACTATTTAACTGGTGTGGCCGATACCAGTTATGCCGAACTGCAGGAACCCGGCCTGCATAAAATGATAAAGGCCGATATTAGCAACAGTATATTTTTTAGCCAGTATAAATTAGATAGCCTGAAACTGGTAAACAGCAAAACTTTGGTCGATTTTACTTACAAGCCCAAAATCAATTTACTGGCCGATGGTGGCTACAACTCCGATTTTGCATCGCAGCCCTATAAAAACTGGGGGGTAAGTGTTGGCTTTAGTTTTAGCCTGCCAATATATGATGGTGGCCAGCGTAAGCTGCAATACCGTAAATTATCCCTTGAAGAGGATACCCGCCGTACTTATAAGGCCTTTTTTGATGTACAATACCGCCAGCAAATTGCGCAGCTAAATCAACAAATTGATGGTAACCAAAAATTACTGGCCGATATTGATGAGCAAATGAAATTCTCTGAAAGCCTGATAAAGGTTGATACCAAGCTCATGCAAACCGGCGATTTACGCATTGCCGATCTGATATTGGCCATCAACAATTACCTGAGCATCAAAAATTTAAAAACACAAACCAACATTACCAATCTGCAGCTTATTAACCAGCTAAACTACTGGAACCGATAA
- a CDS encoding efflux RND transporter periplasmic adaptor subunit codes for MKFKHIYLFACLPFLLFSCKGADKPADGEDAAVASQTPVTVTTVTDSSMVDYFDVSATSIFLQKNVVKANANGYIEGVNTQLGHYVAKGSTVFTIKTKEAQSIGNSINILDTTFKFSGVNRIKAPGSGYLTQLAHQKGDYVQDGEQLAIISDRSSFAFVMQLPYEMRRYVKIGQGIQLILPGGDKLDGQVASEMPSVDTLSQTQGMVIKVNSANTIPENLVAKARIIRSLRSNTSSLPKSAILTNETQTDFWVMKLINPTTAVKTPITKGIETGDRVEILTPKFSAKDQIVVTGNYGLTDTAKVKIVQ; via the coding sequence ATGAAATTTAAACATATATACCTATTTGCCTGCCTGCCGTTCCTGCTGTTTTCATGCAAGGGCGCCGATAAGCCTGCCGACGGCGAAGATGCGGCCGTGGCATCGCAAACCCCTGTTACGGTAACCACCGTTACCGATAGCTCGATGGTTGACTATTTTGATGTGAGCGCTACATCTATATTCCTGCAAAAAAATGTGGTAAAGGCAAATGCCAACGGGTATATTGAAGGTGTTAATACCCAACTGGGCCATTACGTTGCTAAAGGATCAACCGTTTTTACCATTAAAACCAAAGAAGCGCAAAGCATTGGCAACAGCATCAATATATTAGATACTACTTTTAAATTTTCGGGCGTTAATCGCATCAAAGCCCCGGGCAGCGGATACCTTACCCAATTGGCCCACCAAAAGGGCGATTACGTGCAAGATGGCGAACAGCTGGCCATTATTAGCGACCGCTCGAGCTTTGCTTTTGTGATGCAGTTACCTTATGAAATGCGCCGGTATGTTAAAATTGGCCAGGGTATACAACTCATTTTGCCCGGCGGCGATAAGCTGGATGGGCAGGTAGCGTCTGAAATGCCATCTGTTGATACCCTGTCGCAAACACAGGGCATGGTTATCAAAGTAAACAGCGCAAACACCATACCCGAAAATTTAGTGGCCAAGGCAAGGATCATTCGGTCGTTACGATCAAACACCTCGTCGCTGCCTAAATCGGCCATATTAACCAACGAAACGCAGACTGATTTCTGGGTGATGAAACTTATTAACCCAACAACTGCTGTTAAAACCCCGATAACCAAAGGGATTGAGACCGGCGACAGGGTTGAAATATTAACGCCCAAATTTTCGGCAAAGGACCAAATTGTGGTAACGGGCAACTACGGGTTAACCGATACGGCCAAAGTTAAAATTGTGCAATAA
- a CDS encoding efflux RND transporter permease subunit codes for MSAGKNFFISHRKPLGLVLFIFIMGGLFAYSRLQTSLFPEITFPKIKIIADQGLQPVNKMMVTVTKPLENAIKQVPDLQLVRSTTSRGSCEISALFNWSADIDLSQQRIQSSIDQIKNDLPPDVNISVEKMNPSILPVSGYTLESHTKSPIELRQIATYTVKPFLSQVDGVSEIRVIGGKLKEYWLTLDQRKMSSLGITPDIISSTLATTNFVKSGGYLSDYKMLYLTVTDATINTKDQLENLVISNNRKRVLRLKDFSTININEGIEYTRINANGHDGVLIAVIKQPNANLISVSNDMADKIQALQKILPGGVTIKPYYVQADFVNDSVKSVSDSLWIGLLLAIIVAVIFLRSLKASATILITIPVTLGLTLLVLYGLGYTFNIMTLGAIAASLGLIIDDAIVVVEQIHRTHEEYPDELSRHLVQKAIDYLFPAMLGSSISTIVIFIPFVLMSGVAGAYFKVLTDTMIITLVCSFFVTWIGLPVIYLLLTPKPKFKNIAKAKQEQPHPVKQQRWVSFLILRPYVALIIMIALAGIIVLVPSQLATGFLPDMDEGSIVLDYNSPPGTSLEETDRILREIEKIIIKQPEVATYSRRTGTQMGFFITEPNRGDYLIQLKKTRDKTTEEVIGELRNKIAQTQPALVVEFGQVITDMLGDLTTSAEPIEIKLFGDDPKRLNILSKQIAAQVEKVKGTADVLPGIVIAGPSVSIDPHYGTLAQYNITAASLQLQTQTALEGNVIGTLLEREQLSPIRMVYPGNRALTVTGINNLNIFLPNGRLVPISELAQVNLKPGDAEINRENLQNLNIVTARLDSTDLGTAIPAIKKAIAQNVSLPQGYHVEYGGAYAEQQQSFKELLIILIVASLLVFAVILFLFKQFRIALLILVLGVLGIGGSFLALYVTGTPLNVGSYTGLIMIVGIIGENAIFTFLQFKQCALDNPIDYAVTYAISTRLRPKLMTALGAIIALMPLALGIGAGAQLHQPLAIAVIGGFLAALPLLLIVLPAMLRILYRNGFVPPAGEHDAHSINPQPGK; via the coding sequence ATGAGCGCCGGTAAAAACTTTTTCATATCGCACCGCAAGCCTTTGGGGCTGGTACTATTCATATTTATTATGGGGGGCTTGTTTGCCTATTCCAGGTTGCAAACCTCGCTGTTCCCGGAAATTACTTTCCCCAAAATCAAGATCATTGCCGATCAAGGCCTGCAGCCGGTAAACAAAATGATGGTTACGGTTACCAAGCCGCTGGAAAATGCCATTAAACAAGTGCCCGATCTGCAATTGGTGCGCAGTACAACCAGCCGCGGCAGCTGCGAAATATCGGCCCTGTTTAACTGGAGCGCGGATATCGACCTGAGCCAGCAGCGCATCCAATCAAGCATCGATCAGATCAAGAACGATTTACCACCCGACGTTAATATTTCGGTTGAGAAGATGAACCCTTCTATCCTACCGGTAAGCGGGTATACGCTGGAGAGCCATACCAAATCGCCCATCGAGCTCAGGCAGATAGCCACCTATACCGTAAAACCATTTTTATCGCAGGTTGATGGCGTATCCGAGATCAGGGTTATCGGCGGTAAATTAAAGGAATACTGGCTTACGCTCGATCAAAGAAAAATGAGCTCGCTTGGCATTACGCCCGATATCATCAGCAGTACGCTGGCTACCACCAATTTTGTTAAATCGGGCGGCTACCTGTCCGATTATAAAATGCTGTACCTAACCGTTACCGATGCCACCATCAACACCAAAGATCAGCTGGAAAACCTGGTGATCAGCAATAACCGTAAAAGGGTACTCAGGCTAAAGGATTTTTCAACCATTAACATAAACGAAGGCATTGAATACACCCGCATTAATGCCAATGGCCATGATGGTGTATTGATAGCCGTTATTAAACAACCAAATGCCAACCTGATATCGGTATCAAACGATATGGCCGATAAAATACAGGCATTACAAAAAATACTACCCGGCGGCGTAACCATAAAACCCTACTATGTACAGGCCGATTTTGTAAACGATTCGGTAAAAAGCGTGAGCGACAGCTTATGGATAGGTTTACTGCTTGCTATTATTGTGGCTGTTATTTTTCTACGATCGTTAAAGGCAAGTGCTACCATATTAATTACCATTCCGGTAACCTTGGGATTAACCTTGCTGGTGCTTTATGGCCTGGGTTATACCTTTAATATCATGACCCTGGGCGCTATTGCAGCCTCGTTGGGCTTAATTATTGATGATGCCATTGTAGTGGTTGAACAAATTCACCGCACGCATGAAGAGTACCCGGATGAGCTGAGCCGGCACCTGGTACAAAAGGCGATTGATTATTTGTTCCCGGCTATGCTGGGGTCATCTATCAGCACCATTGTTATTTTTATTCCGTTTGTGCTGATGAGTGGTGTGGCGGGTGCTTATTTTAAAGTACTTACCGATACCATGATCATTACGCTGGTATGTTCGTTTTTTGTAACCTGGATAGGCTTGCCGGTAATATATCTGCTGCTTACGCCTAAACCTAAATTTAAGAACATCGCGAAAGCAAAACAGGAACAGCCCCACCCTGTAAAGCAGCAACGCTGGGTTAGTTTTCTTATTCTTCGCCCGTATGTAGCCCTCATTATTATGATTGCCTTAGCCGGTATTATTGTGTTGGTGCCTTCACAGTTGGCAACCGGTTTTTTACCAGATATGGACGAGGGCAGCATTGTACTTGACTATAACTCGCCGCCCGGTACCTCACTGGAAGAAACCGACCGGATACTGCGCGAAATAGAAAAGATCATTATTAAACAACCCGAAGTTGCCACCTATTCGCGCAGAACAGGCACCCAAATGGGCTTTTTTATTACCGAGCCAAACCGCGGCGATTACCTCATTCAGCTAAAGAAAACGCGCGATAAAACAACCGAAGAGGTGATTGGCGAGTTGCGTAATAAAATTGCCCAAACACAGCCTGCCCTGGTAGTTGAATTTGGCCAGGTAATAACCGATATGCTGGGCGACCTGACCACCAGTGCCGAGCCTATTGAAATTAAACTTTTTGGAGATGACCCCAAAAGGCTGAACATCCTGTCGAAACAAATAGCCGCCCAGGTTGAAAAAGTAAAAGGTACTGCCGATGTATTGCCGGGCATAGTTATAGCCGGCCCCTCGGTAAGTATCGACCCGCACTATGGAACACTGGCGCAGTATAATATAACCGCAGCAAGTTTGCAGCTGCAAACCCAAACAGCGTTGGAAGGCAATGTAATAGGTACCCTGCTTGAGCGGGAACAGCTATCCCCTATCCGCATGGTTTATCCCGGCAACCGGGCTTTAACCGTTACAGGGATAAACAACCTGAACATATTTTTACCAAACGGCAGGCTGGTGCCCATCAGCGAACTGGCCCAGGTAAACCTAAAACCCGGCGATGCCGAAATAAACCGCGAAAACCTGCAAAATTTAAATATTGTAACCGCCCGCCTGGATAGCACCGACTTAGGTACGGCTATACCGGCCATAAAAAAAGCCATCGCACAAAACGTAAGCCTGCCGCAAGGCTACCATGTTGAATATGGCGGCGCTTATGCCGAGCAACAGCAATCGTTTAAAGAATTGCTTATCATATTAATAGTGGCCAGCTTATTGGTTTTCGCGGTAATCCTGTTCCTGTTTAAACAGTTCAGGATAGCATTGCTTATTTTGGTTTTGGGTGTTTTAGGCATAGGCGGCAGCTTTTTAGCCTTATACGTAACAGGTACCCCGCTAAATGTAGGCAGCTACACAGGCTTAATCATGATTGTAGGCATCATTGGCGAAAACGCCATTTTCACCTTTCTTCAGTTTAAACAATGCGCGCTTGATAACCCAATTGATTATGCTGTAACCTACGCCATAAGTACCAGGTTACGCCCCAAACTGATGACTGCTTTAGGCGCAATTATCGCCTTAATGCCTTTAGCTTTGGGCATTGGTGCCGGGGCACAACTGCACCAGCCTTTGGCTATTGCTGTAATAGGCGGCTTTTTGGCTGCGTTGCCGTTATTATTAATTGTACTGCCTGCCATGCTGCGTATTTTGTACCGTAATGGATTTGTACCGCCGGCGGGGGAGCATGATGCACATTCAATTAATCCACAACCTGGTAAATAA
- a CDS encoding YncE family protein: MKKQILTFIVAIIGLAPFSLKAQTYAADKTIALTGDGGYDYLAIDKVNNRLYVSHGTQVNVIDMATDKEVGSIDNMKGIHGIAIVNKLNRGFITDGKANAVVAFDIKTLKTITTIPLTDAKGPDAIMYDSYSDRIFSFNGESNNSSVIDPKTLKQVGTVALGGGPEFAVPDGKGKIYNNLEDKNSLNVIDSKALKVIKNYPLTPCGGPTGLALDAANQRVFTVCRENKGMSVVDINTGKVTATIPIGAGVDAVAYDAETKLIFCSNGDGTTTIIKQKSADDYSVIQTLKTAVRAKTLALDTKTHKIYLSVAEFEPGTRKALPGTFKALVYKLQ, translated from the coding sequence ATGAAAAAACAAATTTTAACTTTTATCGTAGCAATAATCGGTTTAGCACCGTTTAGCCTAAAAGCCCAAACCTACGCGGCTGATAAAACCATCGCACTGACCGGCGATGGCGGGTACGATTACCTGGCCATTGATAAAGTAAACAACCGTTTATATGTATCGCATGGCACCCAGGTAAACGTTATTGACATGGCAACCGATAAAGAAGTGGGCTCCATTGATAACATGAAAGGCATACACGGTATTGCCATAGTAAATAAACTAAACCGCGGCTTTATTACCGATGGCAAGGCCAACGCGGTGGTTGCTTTCGATATTAAAACCCTGAAAACAATCACTACTATCCCACTTACCGATGCTAAAGGGCCGGATGCTATTATGTATGATTCTTATTCAGATCGTATTTTCAGCTTCAACGGCGAAAGCAATAACTCTTCGGTTATCGACCCAAAAACTTTAAAACAGGTTGGCACAGTGGCCCTGGGCGGAGGCCCCGAATTTGCGGTACCAGATGGCAAAGGCAAAATATATAATAACCTGGAAGATAAAAACAGCCTGAACGTTATTGACAGCAAAGCCCTAAAGGTAATTAAAAACTACCCCTTGACGCCATGTGGCGGCCCTACCGGCCTTGCTTTAGATGCTGCCAACCAGCGGGTATTTACTGTTTGCCGCGAAAATAAGGGGATGAGTGTTGTTGATATCAACACGGGTAAAGTAACTGCCACCATACCAATTGGCGCAGGCGTTGATGCTGTGGCTTATGATGCTGAAACCAAGCTTATATTTTGCTCCAATGGTGATGGCACAACCACCATTATCAAACAAAAATCGGCAGACGATTATAGCGTTATTCAAACGTTAAAAACTGCGGTGCGTGCTAAAACTTTGGCGCTGGACACCAAAACTCACAAAATTTATTTAAGCGTGGCCGAGTTTGAGCCAGGCACACGCAAAGCACTGCCCGGCACCTTTAAAGCACTGGTTTACAAGCTACAGTAA
- a CDS encoding fatty acid desaturase, with protein sequence MIKRTDFVYSSESEPHRIRTKKILKQFPQLRKLIGKNPNTIFAIIGLVAFQVVLAWFLRDQSWWWVFGAAYLLGAFADHALFVMIHECTHQLLFKNRNANRWASMFANLPQILPSAISFEKYHIKHHSFQGVHELDADLPNKWEAKLISNSFFGKALWLLFFPVFQLFRLSRLREIHPIDGWIITNFLLQVIFTTAIAYFMGWHSVAFLLLSFSFSVGLHPLGARWIQEHYLTHSVEQETYSYYGNFNAVAFNVGFHNEHHDFPSIPWNKLPEIKKTAPEFYDTLYYHTSWTKLFFRFLFDREISLFNRILRKDRGRVALTDVSKPDVEMEMVKEH encoded by the coding sequence ATGATTAAAAGAACTGATTTTGTTTATTCTTCCGAGTCTGAACCACATCGTATCCGTACAAAAAAAATTTTAAAGCAGTTTCCGCAATTGCGTAAGCTGATAGGTAAAAATCCCAATACCATATTTGCCATTATTGGTTTGGTAGCGTTCCAGGTAGTTTTAGCCTGGTTTCTGCGCGATCAATCATGGTGGTGGGTATTTGGTGCAGCCTACCTGTTGGGCGCCTTTGCCGATCATGCATTGTTTGTGATGATTCACGAATGTACCCACCAATTGCTGTTTAAAAACCGTAACGCCAATCGTTGGGCTTCTATGTTTGCCAATTTGCCGCAAATATTGCCAAGCGCAATCTCGTTCGAAAAATACCATATCAAGCACCACTCCTTTCAGGGTGTGCATGAACTGGATGCCGATTTGCCAAACAAATGGGAAGCAAAACTCATCAGCAATTCGTTTTTTGGCAAAGCGCTTTGGTTATTGTTTTTCCCGGTATTCCAGCTTTTCCGTCTATCACGCTTAAGAGAGATACATCCTATTGATGGCTGGATAATTACCAACTTTTTGTTGCAGGTTATTTTTACCACCGCTATTGCTTACTTTATGGGCTGGCATTCGGTAGCGTTTTTACTGCTTAGCTTTTCCTTCTCGGTAGGCCTGCACCCGCTTGGCGCACGCTGGATACAGGAGCATTACCTTACCCACAGCGTGGAGCAGGAAACTTACAGTTACTATGGTAATTTCAACGCGGTGGCTTTCAATGTAGGCTTCCATAACGAGCACCACGATTTTCCGTCTATCCCCTGGAATAAATTACCCGAGATCAAGAAAACCGCTCCTGAATTTTATGATACGCTATATTATCATACCTCATGGACCAAACTATTTTTCCGGTTTCTTTTTGACAGAGAAATTTCCCTTTTTAACCGCATCCTGCGTAAGGACCGCGGCCGGGTTGCACTCACCGATGTATCCAAGCCCGATGTGGAAATGGAAATGGTAAAAGAACACTAA
- a CDS encoding sterol desaturase family protein, translated as MHKLSLFFSQHEDLTQVLLYACVITGLWFAEMLASFDGIKIKWKHTSVNTLFIFTALPIQLVLTTFVVLISGWATAHHWGLINFIPFHTNPWVYYIVMFMMMDFCEYVYHVTMHKIEPLWKFHLVHHSDLKVDVSTTIREHPCETCIRTCFLMLWVFICGPAISVLILRQTFQSFSNIVAHTEFQLPSRLNKIIGLVFITPNLHHVHHHYQLPYTDCNYGDVLSIWDRLFGTYTNVDRKDIIFGIDTHMDENLNGRFLNVLKLPFQKFDHPQRRKKV; from the coding sequence ATGCACAAACTGAGCTTATTTTTTTCTCAGCACGAAGACCTTACGCAAGTACTTTTATACGCCTGTGTAATTACGGGTCTGTGGTTTGCCGAAATGCTGGCCTCTTTTGACGGAATAAAGATCAAATGGAAACACACCTCGGTCAACACCTTATTCATATTTACTGCCCTGCCTATCCAACTGGTATTAACCACGTTTGTAGTTTTAATATCCGGCTGGGCTACTGCCCACCATTGGGGGCTTATCAATTTTATCCCTTTTCATACCAATCCATGGGTATATTACATCGTGATGTTTATGATGATGGATTTTTGCGAATATGTTTACCATGTTACCATGCATAAGATAGAGCCGTTGTGGAAATTTCACCTGGTGCACCACAGCGATCTGAAGGTGGATGTATCTACCACCATCAGGGAACATCCTTGTGAAACGTGCATCCGCACCTGTTTTTTAATGCTTTGGGTATTTATTTGTGGACCAGCCATCAGCGTTTTGATATTAAGGCAAACCTTCCAGTCGTTTTCAAATATTGTCGCCCATACCGAGTTCCAGCTACCTTCAAGGCTCAACAAAATTATCGGCCTGGTATTTATTACCCCCAACCTGCATCACGTACACCACCACTACCAGCTGCCTTACACCGACTGTAACTATGGTGATGTGTTAAGCATTTGGGACAGACTGTTTGGCACCTATACCAATGTGGATAGGAAAGATATCATTTTTGGCATTGACACCCACATGGACGAAAATCTGAATGGTAGATTTTTAAATGTATTAAAACTTCCGTTTCAAAAATTCGATCATCCCCAAAGGCGTAAAAAAGTGTAA